Proteins co-encoded in one Macrobrachium rosenbergii isolate ZJJX-2024 chromosome 54, ASM4041242v1, whole genome shotgun sequence genomic window:
- the LOC136834872 gene encoding two pore calcium channel protein 1-like isoform X3, whose protein sequence is MDISALKENLQSVEISIEEEESVKQDGTLPSESSVHHRNGSPGDLKSTVDLLPSISYDSNAECIEVCNDAESSTTVDPPADPPLSDLDLMLAATYVEDARCGRHSDFKISERHLKMYHLYQNKWGQMVLYAIFGIHLLLALFEKPAVQGLEVSLWITMAVEVAVLCLYLFRLAHISIFTPLTRFWSDTKHIFIFVLVALTVVDMIIYVGLVESGSFGIRWSRAFRPLFAINFPEMKQIRRSFRNLRRTFPDLINVLGLFFFCLSIFSLMGYKLFGGRGMKWVDGRPYFDTYWDSIFDLYVLVTTANNPDIMMPAYDASPYYVIFFVLFLVICFFIYMNIILAVIYNNYRKHLKNEVKKTVYSKRQQLSKAFDILAVNSSSRQIVTRNRFVQLMKQIDSEKKPALINVLWIILDTDGSEGLDRGEFLKLADLLNVEVIEVVDRRIWVQKFFPSLYASEPSQFLCRVVKHRYFQIFFDVLTLVNAAVIGISTNSSSWDSTAEWIFLGLFMMEIILKLYVFGPRRFFTRLWNVFDFVVIGAAFMMAAVEAGIGLGSQSRLSLDVLLVLRVLRLVKIIGSVARFKIIVHSINKIIPSLLTYGGVVMVFYYIFAIIGVESFQGLVRFSGYDNKEGTELFCGNKKLNNTEFWHVQYCNNNFNNIIRALIVMFELTVVNQWHVIAYGFASVTNSWARLYFVVFHLICVIVVLNIFTAFVLEVFILEYSANRGQFESQVEKKIQDIGLSIRRRRRSGNSAESQEDLVATDSENSEEDPGASGPARTAKIDGDKTDGGADPDQISSDIAAKTDVRFLISKRVKNVEVLLQKMFEKELAVDELGPSIVNLDQDLEDERSFYNNRNFSAWNL, encoded by the exons ATGGATATATCTGCCCTGAAAGAGAACCTGCAGTCTGTTGAAATTTCTATTGAAGAGGAAGAGTCTGTTAAACAAGATGGCACTTTGCCTTCCGAGTCATCGG ttcatCACAGAAATGGCTCTCCTGGAGACTTGAAAAGCACGGTCGATTTACTGCCATCCATTTCGTATGATAGCAACGCAGAGTGCATTGAAGTATGCAATGATGCTGAGAGTTCCACTACTGTAGACCCTCCTGCTGATCCACCTCTATCAGATTTG GACCTGATGCTTGCGGCAACATATGTTGAAGATGCGAGATGTGGGAGGCATTCAGATTTCAAAATATCAGAAAGGCATTTAAA aatgtATCATTTATATCAGAACAAGTGGGGACAGATGGTACTGTATGCTATATTCGGCATTCATCTCCTCCTAGCACTCTTCGAGAAGCCAGCAGTTCAAGGCTTAGAGGTCTCGCTCTGG ATTACAATGGCAGTGGAAGTGGCTGTTCTCTGCTTGTATCTTTTTCGACTAGCTCACATCAGCATCTTCACTCCTCTCACTAGGTTTTGGTCAGACAccaagcatatttttatttttgtcttagttgCG CTTACTGTTGTAGATATGATAATATACGTGGGGCTTGTAGAGAGTGGAAGCTTTGGCATTAG GTGGTCGAGGGCTTTCCGTCCGTTGTTCGCGATAAACTTCCCCGAGATGAAGCAGATACGCCGCTCCTTCCGTAACCTGAGGCGAACGTTTCCCGACTTGATTAATGTGCTGGgcctctttttcttctgcttgtcGATATTTTCCCTCATGGGATATAAGCTCTTTGGCGGGAG AGGCATGAAGTGGGTGGATGGTCGACCGTACTTTGATACTTATTGGGACAGCATCTTTGACCTTTATGTGCTGGTTACGACAGCCAACAATCCGGATAttat GATGCCCGCGTACGACGCCTCGCCCTATTACGTCATCTTTTTCGTCTTGTTCCTGGTCATCTGCTTTTTCATCTACATGAACATTATCCTGGCCGTTATTTATAACAACTACAGGAAGCACCTCAAA AATGAAGTTAAGAAGACTGTGTACAGCAAGAGGCAGCAGCTGAGCAAGGCTTTCGACATACTTGCGGTGAATTCTTCTTCTAG ACAGATTGTAACAAGGAATCGTTTTGTGCAGCTAATGAAGCAAATTGATTCTGAAAAGAAGCCAGCACTCATCAACGTGTTGTGGATCATTCTGGACACAGATGGATCGGAGGGCCTAG ACAGAGGCGAATTTTTAAAGTTGGCCGACTTGCTGAACGTGGAGGTCATAGAGGTGGTTGACAGAAGGATATGGGTTCAGAAGTTCTTCCCCTCTCTCTATGCTTCCGAGCCGTCGCAGTTTCTGTGTAGGGTTGTGAAGCATAG gtattttcaaatattctttgaTGTGCTGACTTTAGTCAATGCAGCTGTGATTGGCATATCGACCAACTCGTCCAGCTGGGATAGTACGGCCGAATGGATTTTCTTAGGACTCTTCATGATGGAAATTATCCTGAAGTTGTATGTTTTCGGTCCAAGGCGTTTCTTTACCAGACTTTGGAATGT ATTTGATTTCGTTGTTATTGGAGCAGCTTTTATGATGGCTGCAGTGGAGGCAGGTATTGGATTGG gaagtCAGAGTCGCCTTTCCTTGGATGTGCTACTGGTTTTGCGTGTTCTCCGTCTAGTGAAGATCATTGGAAGTGTTGCGCGCTTCAAGATCATTGTCCATTCAATCAACAAGATAATTCCATCGTTGTTGACCTACGGAGGAGTTGTGATG GTATTCTACTATATTTTTGCCATCATTGGAGTAGAATCCTTCCAAGGCCTCGTTAGATTCTCCGGCTATGATAACAAGGAAGGGACTGAACTGTTTTGTGGTAACAAGAAGTTGAACAACACAGAATTTTGGCATGTGCAGTATTGCAACAACAATTTCAACAACATAATCCGGGCACTCATTGTAATGTTTGAACTCACCGTTGTTAATCAGTGGCATG TCATTGCATACGGCTTCGCCTCTGTGACAAACTCGTGGGCTCGCCTGTACTTTGTGGTCTTTCATCTGATTTGTGTTATTGTGGTTTTGAA TATCTTCACAGCTTTTGTGCTAGAAGTTTTCATTCTGGAATACTCAGCAAATAGAGGGCAGTTTGAATCGCAAGTTGAGAAGAAGATTCAGGATATTGGACTTAGCATAAGAAG AAGACGTCGAAGTGGTAACAGTGCTGAAAGTCAAGAAGATCTGGTTGCGACTGATTCAGAAAATTCAGAAGAGGATCCTGGTGCCAGTGGCCCTGCAAGAACAGCCAAAATTGATGGCGATAAAACTGACGGCGGAGCTGATCCTGACCAGATCTCGTCAGATATAGCTGCTAAAACAGATGTCCGATTCCTGATATCGAAAC GTGTGAAGAATGTTGAAGTTCTCTtgcaaaaaatgtttgaaaaggagCTGGCCGTGGATGAACTTGGACCAAGCATCGTCAACTTGGACCAGGATCTAGAAGATGAGAGGAGTTTCTACAATAATAGGAATTTTAGTGCTTGGAATCTTTGA